From Topomyia yanbarensis strain Yona2022 chromosome 1, ASM3024719v1, whole genome shotgun sequence, one genomic window encodes:
- the LOC131676558 gene encoding probable isoaspartyl peptidase/L-asparaginase GA20639: MQWIVAFVILLHICNHAIDADIQPIVLVHGGAGTISEDRIPGKYRGSKLAARVGYQVLMNNGSVLDAVEEAVRIMESDSNFNAGFGSVLNYEGVVEMDASIMDGSTLKAGCVAGVQDILHPISLARRVMEKSRHNFLVGQGMVKFALSEGIEILSPSGQLVTQRAKDALEEWLKNNGQFSIGEGGTVGAVAIDKKGNIAAATSTGGITGKHPGRVGDTPIIGSGTYADNRVAGISVTGDGDTIMKVVLALDIIKRMEYLGNGINKAAEDALDAMSAGLKGTAGIVALDKEGNIGIVFNSEHMSWAYQRDNIVAYGVRKGEHIEEVLSAEQMLSEIADDLY, translated from the exons ATGCAGTGGATAGTAGCATTTGTCATTTTGTTGCATATTTGCAATCAC GCTATCGACGCCGACATTCAACCGATAGTGTTGGTGCATGGCGGAGCAGGAACGATAAGTGAGGATAGAATTCCTGGTAAATATCGAGGATCGAAGCTGGCGGCGCGTGTTGGCTATCAAGTTCTGATGAATAATGGGTCAGTGTTGGATGCCGTCGAGGAGGCTGTCCGAATCATGGAGAGTGACAGCAATTTTAATGCTGGCTTCGGATCAGTACTGAACTATGAGGGGGTTGTCGAAATGGATGCAAGTATAATGGATGGCAGCACGTTGAAAGCCGGTTGTGTTGCCGGGGTTCAAGATATTTTGCACCCTATTTCACTGGCTCGGCGTGTCATGGAAAAGTCTAGACACAATTTTTTGGTTGGACAAGGAATGGTGAAATTCGCACTGTCAGAG GGAATAGAAATCCTTTCTCCTTCGGGTCAGCTGGTAACACAACGAGCGAAAGATGCTTTGGAGGAGTGGTTGAAAAATAATGGACAGTTTAGCATCGGCGAGGGCGGCACTGTTGGAGCGGTAGCAATAGATAAGAAAGGCAATATTGCAGCGGCAACTTCTACTGGAGGAATCACTGGGAAACATCCAGGTCGGGTGGGAGACACTCCAATAATTGGATCAGGAACTTACGCAGATAATCGTGTAGCTGGCATTTCTGTTACTGGAGATGGGGATACCATCATGAAAGTGGTTCTTGCATTAGATATCATCAAGCGTATGGAGTATCTAGGCAATGGCATTAATAAAGCCGCTGAAGACGCACTCGACGCGATGTCAGCAGGATTGAAGGGAACTGCGGGTATCGTTGCTCTGGACAAGGAGGGTAACATCGGCATTGTATTCAATTCAGAACACATGTCTTGGGCTTATCAACGTGATAATATTGTTGCATATGGCGTCAGAAAGGGGGAACATATTGAAGAGGTGCTGTCTGCTGAACAAATGTTGAGTGAAATCGCGGATGACTTGTACTAG
- the LOC131676554 gene encoding probable isoaspartyl peptidase/L-asparaginase GA20639, with the protein MSFEPIVIVHGGAGDIPTERVEGKLLGVRLAATIGYKKLQETGCVLDAVEEAVRSMELDPYFNAGYGSVLTSEGNVELEASIMNGTTLQAGCVSLVKDIKHPISLARRVMKTPHNFLAGDGAMRFAKQESIEILDPPGQLVTDFARMALEEWKEGQLRGEVEYARTEIGSENKYSKGEPGTLGTVTCEILDPSGQLVTDFARMALDERKEGQLRGEVEFARSDVDSENKYKKGEVGTVGAVAIDNKGNIAVATSTGGITGKLPGRVGDTPLVGGGTFADNAVGGVSTTGHGETIMKYCLAHDIIKRIVLLGEDAQTATESSCRTMTERLKGTAGAITIDSKGRVGISFTSKRMAWAYLKDNTIHYGIEQNQHLEKSL; encoded by the exons ATGTCGTTCGAACCGATAGTTATAGTTCACGGAGGTGCCGGAGACATCCCCACGGAACGCGTGGAGGGTAAATTATTGGGCGTACGGTTGGCTGCCACGATTGGTTACAAAAAGCTCCAGGAAACTGGTTGTGTTTTGGATGCAGTAGAAGAGGCAGTCCGCAGTATGGAGCTAGATCCGTACTTCAATGCGGGGTACGGGTCAGTACTGACATCAGAAGGTAATGTCGAACTGGAAGCAAGTATCATGAACGGAACAACTTTACAAGCGGGATGCGTCTCACTGGTAAAAGATATCAAGCACCCAATTAGTTTGGCAAGACGAGTCATGAAAACTCCACACAATTTTCTAGCCGGTGATGGGGCTATGCGTTTTGCAAAACAAGAG aGCATCGAGATATTAGATCCTCCTGGACAGCTGGTGACAGATTTTGCCCGTATGGCTTTGGAGGAATGGAAGGAAGGTCAACTGCGAGGTGAAGTGGAATATGCTCGCACCGAAATTGGTTCAGAAAACAAATATAGTAAAGGAGAACCTGGAACGTTGGGAACCGTGACATGTGAGATATTAGATCCTTCTGGACAGCTGGTGACAGATTTTGCCCGTATGGCTTTAGACGAACGGAAGGAAGGTCAACTGCGAGGTGAAGTGGAATTTGCTCGCTCCGACGTTGACTCAGAAAACAAATATAAGAAAGGGGAAGTTGGAACGGTGGGAGCCGTGGCTATAGATAATAAGGGTAATATTGCAGTTGCGACGTCCACGGGGGGAATTACAGGTAAGTTACCTGGCAGAGTGGGTGATACGCCACTAGTCGGAGGCGGAACCTTTGCAGATAATGCAGTTGGAGGCGTTTCAACAACCGGCCACGGTGAAACTATAATGAAGTATTGTTTGGCACATGATATTATCAAAAGAATAGTGCTCTTAGGTGAAGATGCACAAACAGCAACAGAGAGCTCCTGCAGAACTATGACAGAGCGATTGAAAGGGACAGCAGGAGCTATAACTATTGACTCGAAAGGCAGGGTTGGGATTTCATTTACATCAAAGCGCATGGCATGGGCTTATCTTAAAGACAATACTATACATTACGGAATTGAACAAAACCAGCACCTCGAGAAAAGTTTGTGA
- the LOC131676565 gene encoding SREBP regulating gene protein, producing the protein MWYAVITRFLRRRLVLAIIFCLSLTYCMVRLISNNVSLNLDGDLFQPGLQREKPIIWTNPIPEDRNRSNDLSVTCRNSVQGKALIVDDRGFVCMRSELLWTGCCNIEVESTKLFRCDTCQNSACCAIYEYCVSCCMHPNKKPILEKVLAKASGRQIAVYATVNDQYELCLTKCRTNSHSVQNENKYRDPKLKHCYGKTEEQIAIHNNKNSDSAAVDTNDSSNPLLNNA; encoded by the exons ATGTGGTATGCTGTTATCACTCGATTCCTTCGGCGTAGATTAGTTCTTGCGATTATATTCTGTCTTTCCCTGACATACTGCATGGTACGGCTGATCAGCAAC AACGTTTCATTAAACCTCGATGGTGACCTTTTCCAACCAGGTCTGCAAAGAGAGAAACCAATCATATGGACTAACCCAATTCCCGAGGATCGTAACAGGTCGAACGACCTTTCTGTGACGTGTAGAAATTCTGTCCAAGGTAAAGCGCTTATTGTTGACGATCGAGGTTTTGTATGTATGAGATCTGAGCTACTCTGGACCGGGTGCTGTAATATAGAAGTTGAAAGCACCAAGCTGTTTCGTTGTGATACATGCCAAAATAGCGcttgttgtgcaatttatgaATACTGTGTGTCCTGTTGCATGCATCCTAACAAG AAACCAATACTAGAGAAGGTACTCGCTAAAGCTAGTGGACGCCAGATCGCCGTTTATGCTACGGTTAACGATCAGTATGAACTCTGCCTGACTAAATGCCGGACGAACTCGCACTCCGTTCAAAACGAAAACAAGTACCGTGACCCAAAGTTGAAACATTGTTACGGTAAAACTGAAGAACAAATTGCGATTCATAACAATAAGAATAGTGACAGTGCTGCAGTAGATACCAACGACAGCAGCAATCCTTTATTAAATAATGCTTAA